AAATGGCCCACACGCAAAAATCTACGCAAGGGTTAGTGAATCTTGAGCATACACAAGTCGAACGCGACCAATTTACCCCAGTGAATCACACCGGGTTTTATGGAGGCCATTTCGTTTAAGTCAGGCCGCCAATGGTCTGACCGGATTGTTGCTGGTAGAAGTTTGCCTCGGCTTATGCCGGTGGTATATACCCAATCGAACTCAGCAACCGCTGGCGGTTGTACCAGTGAACCCATTTCTAAGTGGCGATTTCCACTGCTTCGCGACTAGGCCAGGACTGCCGATAAATCAGCTCCGCTTTGTATAACCCGTTGATGGTTTCAGCCAAAGCGTTGTCATAGCTATCGCCTTTGCCTCCAGAGGGATCTATGCCTGCCTCAGCGAGACGCTCGGTGTATCGGATGGAGACGTATTGGCTACCCCTGTCGCTATGGTGTATCAGGCCGTCCATGCGGCTCGGCTGTCGAGCGTGCAGCGCTTGCTCCAGGGCATCCAGAACGAAGTCTGTTCGCATGCTGTTGCTCACCCGCCAGCCAACGATTCGCCGGGCAAAGACATCGATCACGAAGGCGACGTAGAGTCAGCCTTGCCACGTTGAAACATAAGTAAAGTCGGACACCCATAGCTGATTGGGTCGATCCGCATGGAACTGGCGTTGGACCCTATCCAGCGGACAAATCGCGTTCTCATTCGGGATGGTGGTGCGGATCACATGACCGTGACGAACGCCCTGCAGGCCCAGCTGACGCATCAGCCGCTGTACCGTGCATCGAGCAATATCAATGCCCTCCCGCTTGAGTTGCTTCCAGACTTTCACGACGCCATAGCACTGCATATTCTCATCCCAGACGCGTTGGATTTCATCGCTCAACAGCTCGTCCTGCTTGGCACGGGCGCTTCGCAGTTCGGGTTGACGGGCTTTGGCGGCATGCAGGTAGTAACCGGACGGAGCGATCTGGGTAACGCGACAGATCGACTCCGTAGCGGTCACGGTACTCGTCAACGAAGGCGTTCAGGGTTTGTTGCGGCGCCGGGGTGCCGGCCAGACTAGCTCCCAGGCGATCGGTCCGGGAGTCGGGGGCGAGGACTATGCATCTGTAATGTTTGCCTTGCCATGAAGTGTCTCGGCTCAATGTACCGTTTTGGTAGAGCGCTCGTCGTAACTGGGTATAGCTTAAAGCCGAACCACCTCAATCAAAATGATCGCTGACCGCCGTACCGGATTGGCCTCCGAAGTTTCACTCTCCCCCCAAACGCCTGATCCCCCCGGGCGTACTTCCCCAATGACGCCGAAAGGCATGAGTCAGCGCACTCTGGCTGGAAAAGCCCACCTGCTCGGCAATGCAGCCGGGGGCCAGGCGGGTTTCCAGTAAAAGATCACGGGCGCGCTCCAGACGAGCCTGCAGTAAATAATGGGCAGGGGTTGTACCTGTGGCCTGTCTGAACAGCTGGTGAAAGTGTCCGGTACTGACACACGCCACCTGTGCCAACTGCTCCACCGTCAAAGGTTCGGCCAGGTGCTGCTGAATATAGTTATCCAGTTGCAGCAGATTCAGACGCTGCGACACCGCAGGCAGACGCGGCGTGTGATCGAAAAGGCGTTGATGCAGACTGGAAATGATGACCTGGGCCATACCCTCTGCCGCCAATGTGGACCCCTGCCACAGGCTTTCTTCCTGATCGATAAAACTCAGCAGCAGGCGCAGGCTGGCGTCGGCCGTGAAATAGCGCGGCCGGTCAAACAGGCGCTCCAGTTCGGCAGAGTCGGGGTTGTAGTGATCCAGCACCACATGGCGATTATCCCCAGTGCCTTCATAGAAGTGCACCTCACCCGCAGGCACCAGACAGCCATGCATGGCATCCACACGCCCGCCGTGGCCGGCGATCTCGAATTCAGCCTGGCCGGACAGGGCAATGACCATCTGATGCCATGGGTGGTCATGGTGCACGCCGCTGGTCGGCAGCGTGCAATGACGGATGATAGCCTGCATACCAGCTCCTTTTCCGCGAGATCGGTAACAATCAACTATAGTGAGGCCAGACGCATTTGGACACAATCAAGGGCATTGGGGCGCCTCATCCTTCTGAACCTCAAACAAAAACTACCGAGTTCTGATCAAGACTTTGCTCGCCGCTTGCGACCACACTGCGGATCAAATCAAAAAACAGAAGGTGCGCCATGCCTTTACCTCACCCGCTGTACGATCAGAATACCCAACATCACAGCACAGCTGACGAGTTGCTGCATCCGGATCTGGAGCAGCAGAACCTGCAGCAACTGGCCCAAAAGGCCAGCCAGTATTACATGGTGGATGAAGACACCCTGATGCCCGAGCTGATCCAGCTGCTCGATCATCAGCCAGCCCACATTAAGCAACTGCACCAGAGCACGGCGGTTCTGGTCCAGCGGGTACGCAGCCAGGGTGATGCCGTCGACAGCCTGGATCAACTACTGCAGCAGTACAGCCTCGACACCCAGGAAGGCGTACTGCTGATGTGTCTGGCCGAAGCGCTGCTGCGCATTCCTGACTCACGTACCGCAGAAGCACTGATTCGCGACAAGCTGTCGGTGGCTGACTGGAAAAGCCATCTGGGGCAGAGCGACTCGCTGCTGGTCAATGCCTCCACCTGGGGGCTGATACTGACCAAGGGGCTGGTGAAGATGGACCCGCGCGACGACCAGCCGGTGCCGGTCCTCAATCGTCTGGTCAGCCGCCTGGGTGAACCGGTGGTGCGTCAGGTCATGTCCCATGCCATGAAGCTGATGGGGCACCAGTTCGTACTCGGACGCAACCTGCCCGAGGCGCTGAACAACGGCAAATCCCTGTTCAAACAGGGCTACACCTATTCCTTCGACATGCTTGGCGAAGCGGCCCGCACCCGTGAGGATGCCCAGCGTTATTTCGCTGCCTATCTGGATGCCATCGAGCGCGTCGGCCAGGCCAATGCCAAGGCCACTGCCGGCGCTGCGGCACCTTCCATTTCGATCAAATTGTCGGCCCTGCACCCGCGTTATGAGCGCAGCCAGCGTGAGCGGGTATTGAAAGAACTCGGCGCCACCTTGGCCCAGCTGGTGACCCGCGCTCGTGAGCTGGATGTGGCGATCACCCTGGACGCCGAAGAGGCGGACCGGCTGGAGCTGTCTCTGGAGCTGCTGGAGCAGGTCTACCGTCAGCAGGCCAAGGGCTGGGGCAAGCTGGGGCTGGTGGTGCAGGCCTATTCCAAGCGCGCCTTGCCGGTACTGCACTGGCTGACCAAACTGGCCGCCGAACAGGGTGACGAGATTCCGGTGCGCCTGGTCAAGGGCGCCTACTGGGATACCGAAATCAAGCTGGCGCAGATTGAAGGGCTGCCCAACTACCCGGTATTTACCCGCAAGGCCAATACCGACATCGCCTATCTGGCCTGTGCCCGCTACCTGCTCGCGGACATCAACCGGGGCCGCCTGTTTCCCCAGTTCGCCACTCATAATGCCCACACTATCATCTGCCTGCTCGCCATGGCCGGTGATCGACCGATCGAGTTTCAGCGGCTGCACGGCATGGGCGAGGCGCTCTACAAACAGGCGCTGCAACTGGCGCCAGCTGGGAGCTACTGCCGCATCTATGCGCCCGTGGGGGCGCACAAGGATCTGCTGCCCTATCTGGTGCGCCGCTTGCTGGAAAATGGGGCCAACTCGTCCTTCGTGCACCAGTTGGTTGATGAAGACGTACCTGTGGCCCAGCTGTGCCGCCACCCGCTGGAAGCCCTGGCCGGCAAGGCAAACTACCGCAATACCGCGATTCCTCTGCCCCACGATCTTTATGGCCCGCAGCGCCCGAATGCCAAGGGGCTTAACCTGATGATCAACAGCCAGCTCGAACCTCTGCTCCAGGCCATGCAACCCTGGAATCAACATCAGTGGCAGGGCGGACCTTTACTGGCTGCTGCCATCAACGCCGCGCCGGGGCCAACTCAGGCGGTCACCAGTCCCTTTGATCGGCAACAGCAGGTGGGGCAGATCCAGTGGACCAGCCCTGAACAGGTGCCCCAGGCGCTGGACGCCGCGGTCTTGGCCTTTCCGCGCTGGAATGCAGTTGCGGTGACCGAACGTGCCGCCTGTCTGCGCCGCTTGGCCGACTTGCTGGAGATGCATTTTGCCGAGCTGATGGCGCTCTGTGCCCGTGAAGCCGGCAAACAGCTCAAAGACGGGATCGCCGAGATCCGTGAGGCGGTGGACTTCTGCCGCTACTATGCCGATCAGGCCGAGCAGAAGATGGGCCAGCCCACTCTGCTGCCCGGCCCTACCGGTGAATCCAATGAGCTCTACCTCACCGGCAAGGGCGTGTTCGTCGCCATCAGCCCGTGGAACTTCCCAGTGGCGATCTTTCTCGGGCAGATATCGGCAGCCGTGGCGGCGGGCAATGCGGTACTGGCCAAACCCGCCGAACAGACCTCACTGGCGGCCCACCGCTGCATCGAGTTGATGCATGAAGCCGGCGTGCCCCGTGATGTATTGCAACTGCTGCCCGGCTCCGGCAAGGAGCTCGGCCCCCTGCTCACCAGTGACCCGCGAGTGGTCGGGGTAGTGTTTACCGGCTCCACCGGCACCGCCCAACAGATCAATCTCGGCCTGGCCCAACGCGAGTCTGGCCCGCTGGCCACGCTGGTGGCCGAAACCGGCGGCCAGAACGCCATGCTGGTCGACTCCACCGCCCTGCCGGAACAGGTGGTGGCGGACGTGCTGGAGTCCTCCTTTGCCAGCGCCGGGCAGCGTTGCTCCGCCCTGCGGGTGCTGTTCCTGCAGGACGATATCGCCGACAAGGTAGAAGAACTGCTGGCCGGCGCCATGCAGGAACTGAAACTGGGTGATCCGCGCGAGCTGGCCACCGATGTCGGCCCGGTGATTGACGCCCAGGCCCGGGGAAAGCTGCAGGCACATGTTGAGCATTACCGTCAGCTAGGCCGGGTTCTGGCCGAAACCAAGGTACCTGCGGCATGGTCACAGGGTGACTTCGTGGCACCTGTGGCTATCCGGCTGGACAGCATAGATGAGCTGACCAGCGAGCATTTTGGCCCGGTGCTGCATATCGTTCGTTACGCCTCGACCGATGTCATGCAGGTGGTCGAGAGCATCAACCGTAGCGGATTTGGTCTGACCTTCGGCATTCAGAGCCGCAATGAAGGTTTTGCTGCCGACATAGATAAACGCATTCGTGTGGGCAATGTGTATATCAATCGTAATATGATTGGTGCTGTTGTGGGCGTTCAGCCCTTTGGTGGCATGGGGCTTTCCGGTACGGGCCCCAAGGCAGGCGGACCGCATTACCTGCTGCGTTTTGTCACTGAGCGAACCCGTACCATCAATACTGCGGCGATAGGTGGCAATGCCAGCCTGCTGGCGCAGGGCGATGACTGAGCAAGGAGCAATTTCAATGCTGGATAACAACAATAACTCCGACCCCGCCTGCGGGGCCTCCCCACAGCAGAGGGCATTCCCATGACCGAACAATCCTTTCAGCTGGTCGCCATCGGCCTGTACTTCCTGACGATGCTGGGCATCGGCTATTACGCCTATCGCCAGACCACCGACCTGGATGACTATATGCTGGCCGGCCGCAAACTCTCTCCGGGTGTCGCGGCACTGTCCGCCGGTGCATCAGACATGTCCGGCTGGCTGTTGATGGGTCTGCCGGGGGCCATTTACGCCTCGGGCCTGGTGGAAGCCTGGATCGCCATCGGCCTGACCATCGGTGCCTATCTCAACTGGCGTTTCGTGGCACCGCGGCTGCGCTCCTACACGGAAGTCTCCAACAACTCGATCACCGTGCCGAGCTTCATGGAGAACCGTTTCAAGGACAAGACCCGTCTGCTGCGTATCGCCTCCGGCGTCATCATTCTGGTGTTCTTCACCTTCTATGTGTCATCAGGGATGGTCGCTGGCGGGGTGTTCTTCGAGGCGTCGTTCAATACCCCGTACCTGTTCGGCATGCTGCTGGTATCCGGGATCACCCTGACCTACACGCTGTTCGGTGGTTTTCTCGGCGCTTCGCTGACCGACGTGGTGCAGGGGTTGTTGATGCTGGCTGCGCTGATCATAGTGCCGGTGCTCACCGTCATCGGCATGGGCGGCCTGGGTGAGACGATCGACGCCATCCACGCTGCGGATGCCGCCCACAACCTGGCCAATCCGGGTGACGAACTGCACCGCACCTCGCTGTTGTTCGGCGGCAGCCTGCTGGCCATCATCTCGGCCGCTTCCTGGGGGCTGGGCTACTTCGGCCAGCCGCACATCATCGTGCGCTTCATGGCCCTGCGTTCTTCGGCGGATGCCAAGGCCGGTCGCCGCATCGGTATCGGCTGGATGATTCTGGTGGCCAGCGGCGCGGTCTTCACCGGCCTGATCGGTGTTGGCTATTTCCACACCAGCAACGAGGTTCTGGATAACCCGGAAACCGTGTTCCTGCTGCTGTCGCAGATTCTGTTCCACCCGCTGGTAGCCGGCTTGGTATTGGCAGCGGTACTGGCGGCGATCATGTCGACGGTTTCTTCACAGCTGATCGTCTGCTCCTCGGCACTGGTTGAAGACCTGTACAAGATCTTCGGCAAGGACCTGACCGCACTGCAACAGGTTCGTCTGGGTCGTCTGGGGGTACTGACGGTCGCGGTGATCGCCGCACTGCTGGCCATTGACCCACGCTCCAACATTCTTGGCCTGGTGGCCTTCGCCTGGGCAGGATTTGGCGCGGCCTTCGGCCCGATCATCCTGCTGTCGCTGTTCTGGCGCAAACTCACCGCAATGGGCGCGCTGGCCGGCATGATCACCGGTGCGGTGGTAGTGGGTATCTGGGGCAACATCGCCAGCCTGCAGGCGCTGATGTACGAGATCGTGCCCGGCTTCCTGGCCTGTACAGTGGTCGCCATTGTTGTTTCCCTGCTGATCAAGACACCTCACGACGAGGAAATTCAGGCAGAGTTCGACACCATGGAATCCCAGCACTAAGCAGGTAACATGTACTACCTATAGCGGCGCCTGCGGGCGCCGCTATCGTTTCCCGACAGACACACCGAACCAGGAGAGCAAGATGAGCACCGACCGCTACCAGAAGGGCATGGACAAACTGAAGGAACTGACAGTTGCCGACGCCAACAGCCCGACCGGGCATATGGAAGTAGGCGAAAGCTTCAAGGATATTGCTCCTGATCTGACCAAACTGGTGGTGGAGTTCGCCTTTGGCGACATCTATGCCCGCCCGGGTCTGGATAACAAACAGAAAGTGCTGACCACCATTTCCGCACTGGTAGCACAGGGTACACCGCAGATTGGCATGCATGTGATTACCGGTCTGAACGTGGGGCTGACGGCGGATGAGATTGCCGGGTGCATCATGCACCTGATTCCCTACGTGGGCTTCCCCCGGGCGCTGAATGCGCTGAAGGTGGCGCAGGAGGTGTTTGCCGAGCAGGGGGTGAGTGTTACACCGCAGGATTGAGGTCGTGGAGGGCCGGGTTCCATCCCGGCCGGTTGGGGTGCGGCGGAAGAGCTGTGTCGAGATGGAACTCGACACTCCATACCTGCCCGGCTCGATGCTTTTCGTTCCCGGGAGGGGGACACCCGTGCTTTCCGCGAGTGGTGCTCCCGGTGGTCAGCCCGGGAACAACAGGGGGTTGAGGCCGCTGCGTCCGAAGCCTTCCTGTTCCATTTCCGCATCCAGTGCCAGCGAGGCCAGGTCGTCGGCGACGACTTCCTGGTGCTTTGCACGGTCGAGGTGGAGGACCTTCAGGTAGCTGTTGCAGTCCCCGCAGCTCTCTGCCTTGAGCGGCGCTTCGCGGGTTTCCAGTGACCAGTATTCCAGCTTCTCGCTCTGCTCGCAGTTGCTGCACTTGATCCGCACCATATGCCAGCGGCTTTCGCACAGGCCGCAATGCAGGTAACGCAATCCGGCCTGGTCGCCACCCAATATCACGCTGGCACTGGGTGCGCTGGCACAGACCGGGCAGAACTGGCGCTGCTCACCCAGCTCGGCGACGGCTTCGAAGGGCAAGCGTGCGGCAAGCTGAATCCAGTACAGCGACAGCGCACTCCACAACAACAGCGCACGGCCACTGCCGACCTCGGCAAAGTTGCCGGCCAGCAGGTAACCGGCCCACTGCTCCAGCTGTGCGGCACTGCTGCCCTGCAGCTCGTCGAGTACCGCCAAGGTCTCGGGGTTGGCCTCGGCGCGCAGCTTGTCGATCAGTAGCCCCAGCGCCTGCTGCCAGTAGGCATCCCGCTGCAGCTTGTTCCAGGCCAGGGGAGCCTGACCGTCGATCAGCTCGATACGGGCGTTGGCCGTATCCGGCAGGGGCAGTTCATCGATGACCTGCTGCTGGGCGGCAACCAGTGCGGCGGTGAACTGCAGGTAGTCGCCCATGACATGCTCTTTGGCCAGGACCCCGAGCCGCTCGGCCCGGGCCTGATAGTGCTGGTTGAGCTGGGGCAGCAGCAGCGGGGCGATGTGTTTCACACCACCGGTAGGCTCCTGCACCGGTACCAGTTTGATACTGCTCATGAGCGTTCCTTTCTGGCGCTGTCACCGGTGACCTGGCGATACCAGCGTGGATGGTGGGTACGCGCCCACTTACGGCTGACGTAGCCGCTGGACATGCTGTCAACCGAGCCCTTGACCCAGAACGCCAGGTAGATATGGCCGATGATCAGCAACATCAGCAGCACACCGGCAAGGGCGTGGACAAACAGACCGATGCGAATCAGTGGAATGGAGAACAGCGGCGCAAACCAGGGCCGCCAGATCACCACGCCGCTGATCAGCAGCACGCTGATCAAGCCCATGATGCCCCAGAACAGCAGCTTCTGGCCGGCGTTGTACTTGCCGGTATCCAGTTCTTCGACATGCTCGCCCTTCGCTACCTTGCCAACGTTGGCGAACCATTTGCCGTCGCCTTTTTCAGGCAGGTTGTGACCAACCAGACGGAAGAACATGTACAGCAGGAACACAAAGATCGCCACACCCAGGAAGGGGTGCAGGATACGCGCCAGCTGGGGGCCGCCCAGCAGGTTGTTCAGCCAGTTCAGTGACGGGAAGAACCACGACAGGCCGGACATGGCGACAAAGAAGAAACAGATCACCATCAGCCAGTGGCAGATACGCACCGTGTAAGGGGTACGTAGAAGGCTAGTGCGCTTATTCATGCCTTGGTCTCCTCGTCATCCGTTTCATCTTCATCCACCGTCTGCGCGCCCACGCCCACATAGTGGAACAGGGTGCCACCGAGGGTCGCGAGGAAGGCGATGGCAGCCACGGGCTTGAGCCAGCCCTTCCAGCCATGAATGGCGCTGCTGATACGCGGGTCGGTAGGCAGCTTGTGATACAGCTCCGGTTTGTCGGCATGCTGCAGTACGTAGACTACGTGCGTACCGCCGACGCCTGCTGGATCATAGATACCGGCACCGGCAAAGCCCCTACCCTTGAGCTCGTCAACCCGCTCCTCACCGTAGTGCAGCATGTCTTCCTTGCTGCCAAAACGGATAGCACCGGTCGGACAGGTCTTGACGCAGGCCGGCTCTTGGCCGACAGCGACACGATCGGAACACAGAGTGCACTTGTAGGCCTTGTTGTCCTGCTTGCTGATGCGCGGCACATCGAAGGGACAACCAGCAATGCAGTAGCCGCAGCCAATGCAGTGTTCAGAAATGAAGTCGACGATGCCATTGGCGTGCTGCACGATGGCCCCCGGCTGCGGGCAGGCGGTGAGACAGCCCGGCTCGGCGCAGTGCATGCAGCCGTCCTTGCGGATCAGCCATTCGAGCTTGCCCGATTCCTCGTTCTCATACTCGTCGAAGCGCATCAGCGTCCAGGTGTCTGCCGACAGGTCCCGGGGGTTGTCGTAGACACCGACGTTCTCGCCGACTTCGTCGCGCAGGTCGTTCCATTCACTGCAGGCCACCTGACAGGCCTTGCAGCCGATACAGGTGGTCACGTCGATCAGCTTGGCGACTTCCATCTTCTTGTCACGCACCTGGGCGGCGGGTGTCAGACCGTTGGTGGCAGAGCGCCGGATGATATCCTGAGATTGCATAGACATGAGTTCGCTCCCTTAAGCCTTTTCCAAGTTGACAAGGAAGGCCTTGTATTCCGGGGTATTGCTGTTTGCATCCCCCACGCCCGGGCTCAGTGTGTTGGCCAGGAAGCCCTTCTTGGTTGCGCCTTCATATCCCCAGTGACAGGGTATGCCGATCTGATGAATTTCCTGCCCGTCCACCTGCAGCGCACGGATGCGCTTGGTCACCACTGCCTTGCCTTTGATGTAGCCGCGCTTGCTGCTGAGCTTGACCGTGTCGCCGTTGACGATGCCTTTCTCCTTCGCCAGCTTTTCGCCGATCTCGACGAACTGCTCGGGCTGGACGATGGCGTTGAGCTTGGCGAACTTGGTCCAGTGGCGGAACAGCTCGGTGATCGAATAGGTCGTCGCTACATAGGGGAAGTCCTCCCGGCTCCCCATGCGCGCCGCGTCGTCAGCCAGCAGACGCATGGTCGGGTTGGTACTGTCCCTGCGATTACGGTGCAGCGGGTTGGACGCCAGCGGCGACTCGACCGGCTCGTAGTGCTCGGGGAAAGGCCCTTCGTTCAGACCGACACCGGCAAACAGCCGTCCGACACCCTCGGGCAACATGATGAACGGTCCGGCGTCGTGGCCTGGCGGCAGGGTCGCGCCGTAGTCCGGCACGTCACTGCCGACCCAGCGGCTGCCGTTCCATTCCATGATCTTGCGTTTCGGATCCCAGGGCTTGCCCTGCGGGTCAGCCGAGGCACGGTTGTACAGGATGCGGCGGTTCTGCGGCCAGGCAAAGGCCCAGCCCGGCGTGCAACCCAGTCCGGTATCGGTGTTGTCCCGGCGGGCCATCATGTTGCCTTCCTCGGTCCAGGAGCCGGTGAACACCCAGCAATAACTGGAGGTCGAGCCGTCGTCGCGCAGCAGGGAGAAGTCGGACAGCAGCTCGCCCTTGCGGGCCAGCAGCTTGCCATCGTCATCATACAGATCCTGCAGGGCGTAGCCGTTGGCGCGCTTGGCGACCTCTTCCGGTTGCGGATCGCGCGGGTTGGCAAAATTCCAGTTCATGTTGAGGATCGGCTCGGGACAGACACCGCCCTCCTCCACGTACAGGTCGCGCACCGCCATGAAGAGATGCCCGAGGATCTTGCCGTCGTGCCAGGCTTCGCCCGGCGGCTCGGCACCAGCGAAGTGCCACTGCAGCCAGCGGCCGGAGTTGACGATGGCGCCGTTCTCTTCGGCAAAGCAGGACGAGGGCAGACGGAAGACTTCGGTCTGGATGCTGGCGGTGTCCACGTCGTTGAACTCGCCGTGGTTCTGCCAGAAGGTCGAGGTCTCGGTGGGCAGCGGATCGATCACCACCATCCACTTGAGCTTCGACATGGCCGCGATGCCCTTGTTCTTGTCCGGCATGGCGGCGATCGGGTTGAAACCCTGGACGATGTAGCCGTTGACCTTACCTTCGCGCATGCGGTCGGTCATGCTGAGCATGTCGTATTCCTGGTCCCACTTGGGTAGCCAGTCGAAACCCCAGCTGTTTTCCGCTGTGGCCTTGTCGCCCCAGAGGTCCTTCATCAGGCTGGTAAAGAAACTCGGGATGTTCTTGTAGTAGTTGACCTGTTCTTCCTGCAGGGCCACCGGCGTGGTCTGCTCCAGGTAGGTCTTGAGGTCGGTCTGCTGGTCGGTCGGCAGGTTCATGTAGCCCGGCAGGCGGATCGACAGCAGCCCCAGGTCGGTATACCCCTGGATGTTGGAGTGACCGCGCAGGGCGTTGATGCCGCCACCGGCCATGCCGATGTTGCCCAGCAGCAGCTGAATCATGGCCGCGCCACGGATCATCTGCGCGCCGCTGGTGTGCTGGGTCCAGCCCAGCGCATAGAGGAAGGTCGCGGTCTTGTCCCGGGCGCTGGTCTCGCCGAGAATCCGGCAGATTTCAAGGAAGTCTTCCTTGGGCGTACCGCAGATGCTGGTGACCATCTCAGGTGTGTAGCGGCTGACGTGCTGCTTGAGCAGATTCAGCACGCAGCGCGGGTGCTGCAGCGTCAGGTCGCGTTTGGCATGGCCATTCTCGTCCAGCTCGTAGCCCCAGCTGGTACGGTCGTACTTTTTCACCGACTCGTCGTAGCCGCTGAAGATGCCCTCGTCGAAACGGAAGTCCTCGCTGATGATCAGGCTGGCGTTGGTGTAATGCCTGACGTATTCATGCTGGATCTTGTCGTTGAGCAGCAGGTAATTGACTACGCCCATGAGGAAGGCGACGTCGGAGCCGGCACGGATCGGCGAATACATGTCGGCCACTGCGGCACTGCGGTTGAAGCGCGGGTCAACCACGATCAGCTTGGCGCCGTTGCGCACCTTGGCCTCGATCGCCCACTTGAAGCCGACCGGGTGCGCCTCGGCGGGGTTGCCGCCCATGACCAGCACCACGTTGGCGTTCTTGATGTCGACCCAGTTGTTGGTCATGGCTCCGCGGCCGAAGCTTGGTGCCAGCGCCGATACCGTCGGGCCGTGGCACAGGCGTGCCTGGCAGTCCATGCCCAGCAGACCCAGCGCACGACTGAAATAGAAGTCGAGCATGC
Above is a genomic segment from Halopseudomonas litoralis containing:
- a CDS encoding AraC family transcriptional regulator encodes the protein MQAIIRHCTLPTSGVHHDHPWHQMVIALSGQAEFEIAGHGGRVDAMHGCLVPAGEVHFYEGTGDNRHVVLDHYNPDSAELERLFDRPRYFTADASLRLLLSFIDQEESLWQGSTLAAEGMAQVIISSLHQRLFDHTPRLPAVSQRLNLLQLDNYIQQHLAEPLTVEQLAQVACVSTGHFHQLFRQATGTTPAHYLLQARLERARDLLLETRLAPGCIAEQVGFSSQSALTHAFRRHWGSTPGGIRRLGGE
- the putA gene encoding bifunctional proline dehydrogenase/L-glutamate gamma-semialdehyde dehydrogenase PutA, translated to MPLPHPLYDQNTQHHSTADELLHPDLEQQNLQQLAQKASQYYMVDEDTLMPELIQLLDHQPAHIKQLHQSTAVLVQRVRSQGDAVDSLDQLLQQYSLDTQEGVLLMCLAEALLRIPDSRTAEALIRDKLSVADWKSHLGQSDSLLVNASTWGLILTKGLVKMDPRDDQPVPVLNRLVSRLGEPVVRQVMSHAMKLMGHQFVLGRNLPEALNNGKSLFKQGYTYSFDMLGEAARTREDAQRYFAAYLDAIERVGQANAKATAGAAAPSISIKLSALHPRYERSQRERVLKELGATLAQLVTRARELDVAITLDAEEADRLELSLELLEQVYRQQAKGWGKLGLVVQAYSKRALPVLHWLTKLAAEQGDEIPVRLVKGAYWDTEIKLAQIEGLPNYPVFTRKANTDIAYLACARYLLADINRGRLFPQFATHNAHTIICLLAMAGDRPIEFQRLHGMGEALYKQALQLAPAGSYCRIYAPVGAHKDLLPYLVRRLLENGANSSFVHQLVDEDVPVAQLCRHPLEALAGKANYRNTAIPLPHDLYGPQRPNAKGLNLMINSQLEPLLQAMQPWNQHQWQGGPLLAAAINAAPGPTQAVTSPFDRQQQVGQIQWTSPEQVPQALDAAVLAFPRWNAVAVTERAACLRRLADLLEMHFAELMALCAREAGKQLKDGIAEIREAVDFCRYYADQAEQKMGQPTLLPGPTGESNELYLTGKGVFVAISPWNFPVAIFLGQISAAVAAGNAVLAKPAEQTSLAAHRCIELMHEAGVPRDVLQLLPGSGKELGPLLTSDPRVVGVVFTGSTGTAQQINLGLAQRESGPLATLVAETGGQNAMLVDSTALPEQVVADVLESSFASAGQRCSALRVLFLQDDIADKVEELLAGAMQELKLGDPRELATDVGPVIDAQARGKLQAHVEHYRQLGRVLAETKVPAAWSQGDFVAPVAIRLDSIDELTSEHFGPVLHIVRYASTDVMQVVESINRSGFGLTFGIQSRNEGFAADIDKRIRVGNVYINRNMIGAVVGVQPFGGMGLSGTGPKAGGPHYLLRFVTERTRTINTAAIGGNASLLAQGDD
- the putP gene encoding sodium/proline symporter PutP, which translates into the protein MTEQSFQLVAIGLYFLTMLGIGYYAYRQTTDLDDYMLAGRKLSPGVAALSAGASDMSGWLLMGLPGAIYASGLVEAWIAIGLTIGAYLNWRFVAPRLRSYTEVSNNSITVPSFMENRFKDKTRLLRIASGVIILVFFTFYVSSGMVAGGVFFEASFNTPYLFGMLLVSGITLTYTLFGGFLGASLTDVVQGLLMLAALIIVPVLTVIGMGGLGETIDAIHAADAAHNLANPGDELHRTSLLFGGSLLAIISAASWGLGYFGQPHIIVRFMALRSSADAKAGRRIGIGWMILVASGAVFTGLIGVGYFHTSNEVLDNPETVFLLLSQILFHPLVAGLVLAAVLAAIMSTVSSQLIVCSSALVEDLYKIFGKDLTALQQVRLGRLGVLTVAVIAALLAIDPRSNILGLVAFAWAGFGAAFGPIILLSLFWRKLTAMGALAGMITGAVVVGIWGNIASLQALMYEIVPGFLACTVVAIVVSLLIKTPHDEEIQAEFDTMESQH
- a CDS encoding carboxymuconolactone decarboxylase family protein — translated: MSTDRYQKGMDKLKELTVADANSPTGHMEVGESFKDIAPDLTKLVVEFAFGDIYARPGLDNKQKVLTTISALVAQGTPQIGMHVITGLNVGLTADEIAGCIMHLIPYVGFPRALNALKVAQEVFAEQGVSVTPQD
- the fdhE gene encoding formate dehydrogenase accessory protein FdhE encodes the protein MSSIKLVPVQEPTGGVKHIAPLLLPQLNQHYQARAERLGVLAKEHVMGDYLQFTAALVAAQQQVIDELPLPDTANARIELIDGQAPLAWNKLQRDAYWQQALGLLIDKLRAEANPETLAVLDELQGSSAAQLEQWAGYLLAGNFAEVGSGRALLLWSALSLYWIQLAARLPFEAVAELGEQRQFCPVCASAPSASVILGGDQAGLRYLHCGLCESRWHMVRIKCSNCEQSEKLEYWSLETREAPLKAESCGDCNSYLKVLHLDRAKHQEVVADDLASLALDAEMEQEGFGRSGLNPLLFPG
- a CDS encoding formate dehydrogenase subunit gamma is translated as MNKRTSLLRTPYTVRICHWLMVICFFFVAMSGLSWFFPSLNWLNNLLGGPQLARILHPFLGVAIFVFLLYMFFRLVGHNLPEKGDGKWFANVGKVAKGEHVEELDTGKYNAGQKLLFWGIMGLISVLLISGVVIWRPWFAPLFSIPLIRIGLFVHALAGVLLMLLIIGHIYLAFWVKGSVDSMSSGYVSRKWARTHHPRWYRQVTGDSARKERS
- the fdxH gene encoding formate dehydrogenase subunit beta codes for the protein MSMQSQDIIRRSATNGLTPAAQVRDKKMEVAKLIDVTTCIGCKACQVACSEWNDLRDEVGENVGVYDNPRDLSADTWTLMRFDEYENEESGKLEWLIRKDGCMHCAEPGCLTACPQPGAIVQHANGIVDFISEHCIGCGYCIAGCPFDVPRISKQDNKAYKCTLCSDRVAVGQEPACVKTCPTGAIRFGSKEDMLHYGEERVDELKGRGFAGAGIYDPAGVGGTHVVYVLQHADKPELYHKLPTDPRISSAIHGWKGWLKPVAAIAFLATLGGTLFHYVGVGAQTVDEDETDDEETKA